One window from the genome of Candidatus Manganitrophaceae bacterium encodes:
- the speE gene encoding polyamine aminopropyltransferase, whose translation MTEPKSYKWFLDHLSPYEGHMHGIDTIVFSKQTQFQQVEILDTKSYGRCLVLDGKMQSSAMDEFIYHEALVHPAMLTHPEPKRVFIVGGGEGATLREILRHRSVERVLMVDIDQEVVESCKRHLPQWHQGAFEDRRAEVRYLDARKYLEETTDTYDIIIIDISEPVEEGPAYLLYTKEFYSLVMERLTDHGIISLQAGTTAATNLLNYSAVYQTLRAVFPVVSPYQAAIPSFGLPWGFALASKRFDPRMLDQNEVDRRISQRVAGELKYYDGETHVGQFYLPKQVRTQIEKQERIIEDNYPLFTYH comes from the coding sequence ATGACCGAGCCAAAGAGCTACAAATGGTTCCTTGATCACCTCTCCCCGTATGAGGGGCACATGCATGGGATCGACACCATCGTCTTTTCCAAGCAGACCCAATTTCAGCAGGTAGAGATTCTCGATACCAAAAGCTACGGACGTTGCTTGGTTCTCGACGGCAAGATGCAGTCGAGCGCGATGGACGAGTTTATTTATCATGAAGCGCTCGTCCACCCCGCGATGCTCACCCATCCGGAGCCGAAGCGGGTCTTCATCGTCGGAGGGGGGGAAGGCGCCACCCTCCGGGAGATCTTGCGCCACCGGTCGGTCGAGCGGGTCTTGATGGTCGACATCGACCAAGAGGTGGTGGAGAGCTGCAAGCGGCACCTCCCGCAATGGCACCAGGGGGCGTTTGAAGATCGCCGCGCAGAGGTCCGCTACCTCGACGCGCGGAAGTATCTGGAGGAGACGACCGACACCTACGATATCATCATCATCGACATCTCCGAGCCGGTCGAAGAAGGGCCCGCGTACCTCCTCTACACGAAAGAATTCTACAGCCTGGTGATGGAGCGGCTCACCGACCATGGGATCATCTCGCTTCAGGCCGGCACCACCGCCGCCACCAACCTGCTGAACTACTCCGCCGTCTATCAGACCCTCCGGGCGGTCTTTCCGGTGGTCTCCCCCTATCAAGCGGCCATCCCCTCTTTCGGTCTCCCCTGGGGCTTTGCGTTGGCCTCGAAGCGGTTCGATCCGAGGATGTTGGACCAGAATGAAGTCGACCGGCGCATTTCACAGCGGGTGGCGGGAGAGCTGAAATATTACGACGGCGAAACCCATGTCGGCCAGTTCTACCTCCCAAAACAGGTTCGGACCCAAATCGAGAAACAAGAGCGAATCATCGAAGACAATTATCCGTTGTTCACATACCATTGA
- a CDS encoding aminotransferase class I/II-fold pyridoxal phosphate-dependent enzyme: MIDQEQFKTPLFDAMVSLAESRKVSFHTPGHKSGKGISTRFRKFVGPKIFSIDLTTLDEVDSLQKPKGVIKEAQELAAKAYGADRSFFLVNGTTGGNHAMILAACGPRDKVLVARNAHKSVLAGLIFSGAEPIFFSPAVDDNLKLTLNVTYEETIRAIDAHPEAKALFLTSPNYYGICADLERIIPYAHGKGLVVMVDEAHGPHLKFHPDLPISGVEAGADLVVQSTHKIIGGMTQASMLHAQGPRVDMTTLAQVLRFVQSTSPSYILMASLDLARMQMATEGEKLLDKAIKLATEARAKINRIPGVFCFDKEMVKNPMFAPMGDFDITKLTITVRDLGLSGFQASQILNTKYHIQVEMADPFNVLVIVSIGDRRDDLNKLVDALRDMSKEYHGKPSQSSFIAEVSLPPFGKAGQMTPREAFFRDYRYAPLDESCGLVSSEIITVYPPGIPLLVPGEIVTQEVIDYIRKMDRLGATVDGLNASNSTIAVVKQ, translated from the coding sequence ATGATCGACCAAGAGCAATTCAAAACCCCCCTTTTTGACGCCATGGTCTCGCTCGCCGAGAGCCGGAAGGTCTCCTTCCACACCCCCGGCCACAAGAGCGGCAAGGGGATTTCGACCCGCTTCCGGAAATTCGTCGGTCCGAAGATCTTCTCGATCGACCTGACGACGCTGGACGAAGTCGACTCCCTCCAAAAGCCGAAAGGGGTCATCAAAGAGGCGCAGGAGCTCGCCGCCAAGGCCTACGGCGCCGACCGCTCGTTCTTCCTCGTCAACGGCACCACCGGCGGCAACCATGCGATGATCCTCGCCGCCTGCGGCCCGCGCGACAAGGTCCTCGTCGCCCGCAACGCCCACAAGTCGGTCTTGGCCGGGCTGATCTTCTCCGGCGCCGAGCCGATCTTCTTCTCCCCGGCGGTCGACGACAATTTAAAATTGACCCTCAACGTCACCTACGAAGAGACGATCCGCGCGATCGACGCCCATCCCGAAGCGAAAGCCCTCTTCCTCACCAGCCCCAACTACTACGGCATCTGCGCCGATCTGGAGCGGATCATCCCGTACGCCCATGGAAAGGGCCTGGTGGTGATGGTCGACGAGGCACACGGGCCCCATCTGAAATTTCACCCCGATTTGCCGATTTCCGGCGTCGAGGCCGGCGCCGACCTCGTCGTCCAGAGCACTCACAAGATCATCGGCGGGATGACGCAGGCGTCGATGCTTCACGCGCAGGGGCCGCGGGTCGACATGACGACCCTCGCCCAGGTCCTCCGCTTCGTTCAGAGCACCAGTCCGTCCTATATTTTAATGGCGTCGTTGGATCTGGCACGGATGCAGATGGCGACCGAGGGGGAGAAGCTTCTCGACAAGGCGATCAAGCTCGCCACCGAGGCGCGGGCGAAGATCAATCGGATCCCCGGCGTCTTCTGCTTCGACAAAGAGATGGTCAAAAACCCGATGTTCGCCCCGATGGGCGATTTCGACATCACCAAGCTGACGATCACCGTCCGGGACCTCGGCCTCTCCGGCTTTCAGGCGTCGCAGATCCTCAACACCAAGTATCACATTCAGGTCGAGATGGCCGATCCATTCAATGTGCTGGTCATCGTCAGCATCGGCGACCGGCGGGACGACCTCAACAAGCTCGTCGACGCCCTCCGCGACATGTCGAAGGAATACCACGGCAAACCGAGCCAATCGAGTTTCATTGCCGAGGTCAGCCTTCCCCCCTTCGGCAAGGCGGGCCAGATGACCCCGCGCGAGGCCTTCTTCCGCGACTATCGCTATGCCCCGCTCGACGAAAGCTGCGGCCTCGTCAGCTCCGAAATCATCACCGTCTATCCCCCCGGCATCCCCCTCCTCGTCCCCGGCGAAATCGTGACCCAAGAGGTCATCGACTACATCCGCAAAATGGACCGCCTCGGCGCCACTGTCGATGGGCTGAATGCTTCCAATAGTACCATTGCGGTGGTGAAGCAGTAG
- a CDS encoding peptide-binding protein: MHLQRRFQIYFVMAALIGAGLGSCTKPKAPAHPTTLSTASIGEPKRLVPMMASDSASQEITSLVFNGLVKYDKNARLIGSLAETFERSPDCLSATFHLRKGVKWHDGKEFTADDVLFSYQKVIDPNVITPYSSNFESVARVEKVDPYTVRVIYKEPFAPGLESWTMGILPKHLLEGKELNTDPFSRNPVGTGPFRFSEWTTGQKVVLKANPDYFEGKPEIETFIYRILPDMATQFLELKALNLDWMALRPVQYQKQTDTSFFRREFNRFKYPALAYTYIGYNLLDPKFADPRVRRALTHAIDKEAIIQAVLFGLGRPATGPYIPESWAYNPEVKALDYNPEKAKALLAEAGWRPAEPAGKDGLLQKKGRPFAFTLLTNQGNEERMKAAEIVQNNLKRVGIQVEIRVVEWQALLHQFIDKKQFDAVILGWGVGLDPDIYNIWHSSKTKEGEFNFVSYRNPRVDDLLIQGRRSCRPEDRKKIYQEVHRLIAEEQPYTFLYYPMALPIIHKRFTGIEPSPIGITYNLPQWKIENRAAGHLP; the protein is encoded by the coding sequence CTCCGACAGCGCCTCCCAGGAGATTACCAGCCTTGTCTTCAACGGCCTGGTGAAATACGACAAGAACGCCCGGCTGATCGGCAGTCTCGCCGAGACGTTCGAGCGGAGCCCCGACTGCCTCTCGGCCACCTTCCATTTGCGAAAAGGGGTCAAATGGCACGACGGCAAAGAGTTCACCGCCGATGATGTGCTCTTCAGCTATCAGAAGGTCATCGATCCGAACGTGATCACCCCCTACAGCAGCAATTTTGAATCGGTCGCGCGGGTCGAGAAGGTCGATCCCTACACGGTGCGGGTGATCTACAAGGAGCCGTTCGCCCCCGGCCTGGAGAGCTGGACGATGGGAATCCTTCCGAAACACCTGCTGGAGGGGAAAGAGCTCAACACCGATCCGTTCAGCCGAAACCCGGTCGGGACCGGCCCGTTCCGCTTCTCGGAGTGGACCACCGGCCAGAAGGTCGTGTTAAAGGCGAATCCCGATTACTTCGAGGGGAAGCCGGAGATCGAGACGTTTATCTATCGGATCCTCCCCGACATGGCAACGCAATTTCTGGAGCTAAAGGCGCTGAATCTCGACTGGATGGCCCTTCGGCCGGTGCAATACCAGAAGCAGACCGACACTTCCTTTTTCCGGCGCGAGTTCAATCGATTCAAGTATCCGGCGTTGGCATACACTTACATCGGATATAACCTGCTCGATCCCAAGTTCGCCGATCCGCGGGTGCGGCGGGCGCTCACCCACGCCATCGACAAAGAAGCGATCATCCAAGCGGTTCTCTTCGGCCTCGGCCGGCCGGCCACCGGCCCCTACATCCCCGAGTCGTGGGCCTACAATCCGGAGGTGAAGGCGCTCGACTACAATCCGGAGAAGGCGAAAGCACTCCTCGCCGAGGCCGGTTGGCGCCCGGCCGAGCCGGCCGGAAAGGACGGGCTGCTTCAGAAAAAAGGCCGGCCTTTCGCCTTTACCCTCTTGACCAATCAGGGGAATGAAGAGCGGATGAAAGCGGCGGAGATCGTTCAAAACAATCTGAAACGGGTCGGCATCCAGGTCGAGATCCGGGTAGTCGAGTGGCAGGCGCTGCTGCACCAATTTATCGACAAGAAGCAGTTCGACGCCGTGATCCTCGGCTGGGGGGTCGGGCTCGATCCCGACATCTACAACATCTGGCATTCGAGCAAGACGAAAGAGGGAGAGTTCAACTTTGTCTCCTATCGAAATCCCCGGGTCGACGACCTCCTCATTCAGGGACGGCGGAGCTGCCGACCGGAAGACCGGAAGAAGATCTATCAGGAGGTCCACCGGCTGATTGCGGAAGAGCAGCCCTACACCTTTCTCTATTACCCGATGGCCCTCCCGATCATTCATAAGCGGTTCACAGGAATCGAACCCTCCCCGATCGGGATCACCTATAACCTTCCCCAATGGAAAATTGAAAATCGGGCCGCGGGACACCTCCCCTAA
- a CDS encoding PA2169 family four-helix-bundle protein has product MEYKGAIMGNDEIVSTLNDLIETDHNAIGAYNTAIDGLNDQPTIRDNFIQFRGDHERHIEELSPFVRQYGGEPEKSPGGMGVLQKGWTAVSKLGGADAILSAMVSNEESAVSAYEEGATKNFPPEILQSVEKGLRDERRHLAYCQGEYARLKKAA; this is encoded by the coding sequence ATGGAGTACAAAGGTGCCATCATGGGCAATGACGAAATCGTCAGCACATTAAACGACCTCATCGAGACCGACCACAATGCCATCGGCGCATATAATACGGCGATCGACGGCCTCAATGATCAGCCGACGATCCGGGACAACTTCATCCAATTCCGTGGGGACCATGAACGTCATATCGAGGAACTCTCCCCGTTCGTCCGGCAATATGGGGGAGAGCCGGAGAAAAGCCCCGGCGGCATGGGGGTGCTTCAAAAAGGATGGACCGCCGTCTCAAAGCTCGGCGGGGCCGATGCGATCCTCTCGGCGATGGTCTCCAATGAGGAATCGGCCGTCTCGGCCTATGAAGAGGGAGCGACCAAGAATTTCCCCCCCGAGATCCTTCAATCGGTCGAGAAGGGGCTGCGGGACGAGCGCCGGCACCTCGCCTACTGCCAAGGCGAATACGCCCGGCTGAAAAAAGCAGCCTGA
- a CDS encoding S-adenosylmethionine decarboxylase proenzyme — MHALGTHLLVELKDCNTKTLNDLKKIEDILVTAAKEAKATIIESRFHKFSPFGISGVVVIAESHLTIHTWPEYGYAAVDIFTCGETLQPSVAAHYIVTKLQSKNPSLVEMKRGLLSLGDQKLPHKPVKGEPVHYDRAKELQMVP; from the coding sequence GTGCATGCTTTAGGGACGCACTTGTTGGTGGAGTTGAAGGATTGTAACACCAAAACACTCAATGACCTGAAGAAGATCGAGGACATTCTCGTTACCGCAGCAAAGGAAGCGAAAGCAACCATCATTGAAAGTCGGTTCCACAAGTTCAGCCCCTTCGGAATCAGCGGCGTGGTCGTGATTGCGGAATCGCATCTGACCATCCATACATGGCCTGAATACGGCTATGCGGCCGTTGACATCTTTACCTGCGGCGAAACGCTCCAGCCTTCCGTCGCCGCCCATTACATTGTCACCAAACTACAATCGAAGAATCCCTCCTTGGTCGAAATGAAGAGGGGTTTGCTTTCCTTGGGCGACCAAAAGTTGCCGCACAAGCCGGTTAAAGGAGAGCCCGTTCATTATGACCGAGCCAAAGAGCTACAAATGGTTCCTTGA
- a CDS encoding YHS domain-containing protein, whose product MSRDPVCGVLIDEKLSTALKYEGKSYYFCSHACRKQFYEIPEKYLLTRAA is encoded by the coding sequence ATGAGCCGAGATCCGGTATGCGGGGTGTTGATCGACGAAAAACTCTCAACCGCGTTGAAGTATGAGGGGAAGAGTTACTATTTTTGCAGCCACGCGTGCAGGAAACAGTTCTATGAAATTCCAGAAAAGTATCTCTTGACCCGCGCCGCTTAA
- a CDS encoding ABC transporter permease: MASFLFRRLAQFLISLFGITLLTFGLLHLAPGEPTDLQTTLNPKISAQARENLRRLYGLDRPLPVQYADWLRRFVTLDLGRSFVDGERVSKKILDRLPITVIINLLSLTLIVLIAFPIGIVSATRQYSWFDRATTLFVYIGFALPNFWLALLLMLLFGVTLGWLPLSGVQSLSVAQMSFFERGVDWAEHLILPVLTAAFIGLAGYSRYLRSEMLEVVRQDYIRTARAKGLSERQVIFKHALRNALIPVVTLIGLELPALIGGSVIIETVFAIPGMGQLSYQSVLARDYPVVMGLTMIGAVLTLAGNLLADLSYAWINPRIRIS; this comes from the coding sequence ATGGCCTCTTTTCTCTTCCGTCGCCTCGCGCAATTTTTAATTTCTCTCTTCGGCATCACCCTTTTGACCTTCGGCCTCCTTCATCTGGCGCCGGGAGAGCCGACCGACCTTCAGACGACCCTCAATCCTAAGATATCGGCACAAGCCCGAGAAAACTTAAGACGGCTCTATGGACTCGACCGGCCGCTTCCAGTCCAATATGCCGACTGGCTCCGGCGCTTCGTGACGCTCGACCTCGGTCGCTCCTTTGTCGACGGAGAGCGGGTGTCGAAGAAGATCCTCGACCGGCTGCCGATTACGGTGATCATCAACCTCCTCTCGCTCACCCTGATCGTCCTGATCGCCTTTCCGATCGGGATTGTGTCGGCGACCCGCCAATACTCCTGGTTCGACCGAGCGACGACCCTCTTTGTCTATATCGGCTTTGCCCTTCCGAACTTTTGGCTGGCGCTGCTGCTGATGCTCCTCTTCGGGGTGACGCTCGGCTGGCTGCCGCTCTCCGGCGTCCAATCGCTGTCGGTGGCGCAGATGTCGTTCTTCGAACGGGGGGTCGATTGGGCGGAGCATCTGATCTTGCCGGTCTTGACCGCCGCTTTCATCGGGCTCGCCGGCTACTCCCGCTACCTTCGATCGGAGATGTTAGAGGTGGTCCGGCAAGATTATATCCGGACGGCGCGGGCTAAAGGGCTCTCGGAGCGGCAGGTGATCTTTAAACATGCGCTGCGGAACGCGCTGATCCCCGTCGTCACCCTGATCGGGCTGGAGCTGCCGGCCTTGATCGGTGGGAGCGTGATTATTGAAACGGTCTTCGCGATTCCCGGGATGGGCCAGCTCTCTTATCAGTCGGTCTTGGCGCGCGATTACCCGGTGGTGATGGGGTTGACGATGATCGGGGCGGTGCTGACGCTGGCCGGCAACCTCCTCGCCGACCTTTCCTACGCCTGGATCAATCCCAGGATTCGGATTTCGTAG
- a CDS encoding ABC transporter permease: MEKTESAARSDLPPPILLPPPADVWRRFVRNRVALFGAVVVFSVFLVALGAPLLAPYPPDQIDIQNILNPPSFQHPFGTDPLGRDVLSRVIWGARVSLLVGFVAVGIAVFIGVWVGAAAGFYAGAVDALLMRLVDVMLSIPAFFLILAVIAILEPSIWNIMIVIGLTRWMGVARLVRGQFLALKEVDYVAAARTLGADDLRLIFRHLLPNALSPVYVSAVLGIAGAILTESALSFLGLGVQPPKPSWGGILTAGKDNLEIAWWLSIFPGLAIFVTVLGYNLLGEGLRDALDPRLKV, from the coding sequence ATGGAAAAAACCGAGTCCGCCGCGCGATCCGACCTGCCGCCCCCGATCCTGCTTCCCCCGCCGGCCGATGTCTGGCGGCGATTTGTCCGAAACCGGGTTGCGCTCTTTGGCGCCGTCGTCGTGTTCAGCGTCTTTCTCGTCGCCCTGGGAGCGCCGCTCCTCGCCCCCTATCCGCCCGATCAGATCGACATTCAGAACATCCTCAACCCGCCGAGCTTCCAACATCCGTTCGGAACCGACCCGCTGGGGCGCGACGTCCTCAGCCGGGTGATCTGGGGGGCACGTGTCTCGCTGCTGGTCGGATTTGTCGCGGTCGGCATCGCCGTCTTTATCGGGGTCTGGGTCGGCGCCGCCGCCGGCTTTTATGCCGGCGCGGTCGACGCGCTTCTCATGCGGCTCGTCGATGTCATGCTCTCGATCCCGGCTTTCTTTTTAATCCTGGCGGTGATTGCGATTCTGGAGCCGTCGATCTGGAACATCATGATTGTCATCGGCTTGACCCGCTGGATGGGGGTGGCCCGGCTGGTCCGGGGGCAATTTTTAGCGCTGAAGGAGGTCGATTATGTCGCCGCCGCCCGAACCCTCGGCGCGGACGATCTTCGGCTGATCTTCCGCCATCTCCTGCCGAATGCCCTGTCGCCGGTCTATGTTTCCGCTGTGCTCGGGATCGCCGGGGCGATCCTCACCGAGTCGGCGTTGAGCTTCCTCGGCCTCGGCGTGCAGCCGCCGAAGCCGAGCTGGGGAGGCATTCTGACGGCCGGAAAAGACAACCTCGAGATCGCCTGGTGGCTCTCGATCTTCCCGGGCCTTGCGATCTTCGTCACGGTCCTCGGCTACAACCTCTTGGGCGAGGGGCTGCGCGACGCGCTCGATCCAAGGTTAAAGGTGTGA
- a CDS encoding BrnT family toxin, which produces MIFEWDEKKTVANEKKHGVSFHEASTVFGDPLALTFDDPDHSSQEERYLTFGLSQSNKLLVVSHTQRSDRTRIISARPATRQERKIYEEG; this is translated from the coding sequence ATGATCTTCGAGTGGGATGAAAAGAAGACGGTTGCCAATGAGAAAAAACATGGTGTTTCTTTTCACGAAGCATCGACGGTCTTTGGTGACCCCCTCGCCCTCACATTCGATGATCCTGACCATTCCTCCCAGGAAGAGCGCTATCTGACTTTTGGTCTCTCACAGTCGAATAAGCTGTTGGTCGTTTCCCATACCCAACGGAGTGATCGAACCAGAATCATCAGTGCCCGCCCTGCAACGCGACAGGAAAGGAAAATCTATGAAGAAGGTTAA